From the genome of Psychroserpens ponticola, one region includes:
- a CDS encoding response regulator transcription factor, translated as MHKTTILLAEDEPALGQIIKESLETRDFNVLLCDDGEKALDTYQTKNPELLVLDVMMPKKDGFTLAKDIRAIDDSIPIIFLTAKSQTQDVVEGFTIGGNDYLKKPFSMEELIVRINNLLNRTKVQKTSEILQIGDYTFDFPKQTLQHNGDEFVQLTHREAHLLFHLVKNKNKVLDRSLILNKLWGNDDFFNARSMDVFITKLRKKLNRDNSIQILNVRGFGYKLIC; from the coding sequence ATGCATAAAACAACCATTTTACTTGCTGAAGACGAACCTGCTTTAGGGCAGATTATAAAAGAAAGCTTAGAAACAAGAGACTTTAATGTATTACTATGTGACGACGGAGAAAAAGCCTTAGACACATACCAAACTAAAAACCCTGAACTTCTAGTTTTAGACGTTATGATGCCAAAAAAAGATGGCTTCACTTTAGCGAAAGACATAAGAGCTATTGATGACAGCATTCCTATTATCTTTTTAACAGCAAAATCACAAACGCAAGATGTAGTTGAAGGATTTACTATTGGAGGCAATGATTACCTAAAAAAACCTTTCAGCATGGAAGAATTGATAGTTAGAATTAATAATTTACTCAATAGAACTAAAGTTCAAAAAACCTCTGAAATACTTCAAATAGGTGATTATACTTTTGATTTCCCAAAGCAAACACTACAACATAATGGAGATGAATTTGTTCAACTCACTCATCGTGAAGCCCATTTACTATTTCATTTAGTAAAGAACAAAAACAAAGTTCTAGATCGTTCATTAATTTTAAATAAACTTTGGGGAAATGACGATTTTTTTAATGCAAGAAGCATGGATGTTTTTATTACTAAGCTTCGCAAAAAACTAAACAGAGACAATTCTATTCAAATTTTAAACGTTAGAGGTTTTGGGTATAAATTAATCTGCTAA
- a CDS encoding App1 family protein, with product MSWFKKDPLQIVIFQSYGTDTHFYMRGRAFEDETINLEQKGLFGLFINSWKRFETDEIKYAELKITLPNSTVLKTTTNDHGYFKIDQKVDGLNALANQEGWLHVEVSFSGVNIKRNIQNENRFPGELLIPCSKADFGIISDIDDTILHTGVVSTLKWRVLINSIFKSATSRIPLEGAAEFYQKLHRGYSGENANPIFYVSHSPWNLYRYLDFFLKQNNFPKGPILLRSFKDIFKKTSGDQPQKHIEIINILKTYPKLKFILIGDAGECDADIYLDVANNYPTQVMAIYLRSVKHKKKMQRVKSLFKDYNQIPVLLVNSSKNAIKHARQHGFIA from the coding sequence ATGAGCTGGTTCAAAAAGGATCCTTTACAAATTGTAATCTTTCAAAGTTATGGTACTGATACGCATTTTTATATGCGTGGACGAGCATTTGAGGATGAAACAATTAATCTAGAACAGAAGGGTTTGTTCGGTTTATTTATTAATTCTTGGAAACGTTTTGAAACCGATGAGATTAAATATGCTGAACTCAAAATCACTTTGCCTAATTCTACGGTTTTAAAAACAACCACAAATGATCATGGCTATTTTAAAATCGATCAAAAGGTTGATGGTTTAAATGCCCTTGCAAACCAAGAAGGTTGGTTGCATGTAGAAGTATCTTTTAGTGGTGTTAATATTAAACGCAACATTCAAAATGAGAATCGGTTTCCTGGCGAATTATTAATTCCTTGTTCTAAAGCCGATTTCGGAATAATAAGCGATATTGATGATACAATACTTCATACTGGAGTGGTGTCTACTTTAAAGTGGAGAGTGTTAATTAATAGCATTTTTAAAAGTGCGACTAGTCGAATTCCTTTAGAAGGTGCTGCCGAGTTTTATCAAAAGTTACATCGAGGTTATTCAGGTGAAAATGCAAACCCAATTTTTTATGTAAGTCATAGTCCATGGAATTTATACCGCTATCTCGATTTCTTTTTAAAGCAAAATAATTTTCCGAAAGGACCTATATTATTACGAAGTTTTAAAGATATTTTTAAGAAGACTTCTGGTGACCAACCTCAAAAGCATATTGAAATTATAAATATTCTCAAAACCTATCCGAAGTTAAAGTTCATTTTAATTGGAGATGCTGGAGAGTGCGATGCTGATATTTATTTAGATGTTGCTAACAATTATCCAACTCAAGTGATGGCCATTTATTTGCGAAGCGTGAAACATAAAAAGAAAATGCAACGCGTCAAATCTTTATTTAAAGATTATAATCAAATTCCTGTGTTGTTAGTCAATAGTAGTAAAAATGCTATAAAACATGCTCGACAACATGGTTTTATCGCTTAA
- a CDS encoding deoxynucleoside kinase, with product MHVAVAGNIGAGKTTLTKLLAKHYKWEPQLEDVVDNPYLDDFYNQMERWSFNLQVYFLNSRFRQVSQIRKSGKDIIQDRTIYEDAHIFAPNLHAMGLMTNRDFENYRSLFDLMESFVEGPDLLIYLRSSIQNLVAQIHKRGRDYENTISIDYLSRLNERYEAWIHGYDKGNLLIIDVDPLDFVANPEDLGDIINKIDAQINGLF from the coding sequence ATGCATGTTGCAGTTGCAGGAAATATAGGTGCTGGTAAAACAACACTCACAAAATTACTCGCTAAACATTACAAATGGGAACCTCAGCTTGAAGATGTTGTGGACAACCCTTATCTCGATGATTTTTACAATCAAATGGAACGTTGGAGTTTTAATTTACAAGTATATTTCTTAAACAGTAGGTTTCGTCAAGTATCTCAAATTCGAAAGAGTGGCAAAGACATTATTCAGGATCGAACGATTTATGAAGATGCACATATTTTTGCACCAAACTTACACGCTATGGGTTTAATGACCAATCGCGATTTTGAAAATTACCGTTCGCTTTTTGACCTGATGGAATCTTTCGTTGAAGGCCCAGATTTATTGATCTATTTACGTAGTTCTATTCAGAATTTAGTAGCTCAAATTCATAAAAGAGGTCGTGATTATGAAAACACCATTAGCATTGATTATCTAAGCCGATTGAATGAACGTTACGAAGCTTGGATTCATGGTTATGACAAAGGTAATTTATTGATTATCGATGTCGATCCACTTGATTTTGTAGCAAACCCTGAAGATTTAGGAGATATTATCAATAAAATTGATGCTCAGATTAACGGCTTATTTTAG
- a CDS encoding sodium-translocating pyrophosphatase, translated as MESLMIYMPIALALLGLIYMLVKKSWVMKQDAGDGKMKEISDHIYEGALAFLNAEYRLLAIFVVIVAALLAVVSFVVPTTHWLIVIAFVFGAVFSAFAGNIGMKIATKTNVRTTQAARTSLPNALKISFGGGTVMGLGVAGLAVLGLTAFFIFFFHFFMGGEWTNTMDMTIVLETLAGFSLGAESIALFARVGGGIYTKAADVGADLVGKVEAGIPEDDPRNPATIADNVGDNVGDVAGMGADLFGSYVATVLAAMVLGNYVIKDMGGSISDAFGGIGPILLPMAIAGVGIIISIIGTMLVKIKSNDAKESQVMGALNIGNWVSIILVAISCFALVKYMLPSEVSMVFFGENIDKTTGDAMPITISSMRVFYATLVGLFVGAVISSVTEYYTGLGKSPILKIVQQSSTGAGTNIIAGLATGMISTFPSVLLFAGAIWASYAFAGFYGVALAASAMMATTAMQLAIDAFGPISDNAGGIAEMSEQEPIVRERTDILDSVGNTTAATGKGFAIASAALTSLALFAAYVTFTGIDGINIFKAPVLAMLFVGGMVPVVFSALAMNAVGKAAMEMVEEVRRQFRDIPGIMEGTGTPEYDKCVDISTKASLKEMMLPGLLTIGFPLVIAFVPMLFGMDNLAIAEMLGGYMAGVTVSGVLWAIFQNNAGGAWDNAKKSFEAGVEINGEMTYKGSEAHKAAVTGDTVGDPFKDTSGPSMNILIKLTCLIGLVIAPILGGHSSEEGVAMTEDVNIEMVLDSKDLAQATITYSMVENGVEVTKEETFKGTEVEVERKLRDFERTNQNSQAENKKIIKEIDVIKK; from the coding sequence ATGGAATCATTAATGATTTATATGCCAATAGCTTTGGCGCTTTTAGGATTAATTTACATGCTTGTAAAGAAATCTTGGGTAATGAAACAAGACGCTGGAGATGGTAAAATGAAAGAAATTTCAGATCACATCTACGAAGGTGCATTGGCATTCTTAAATGCTGAATATAGATTACTTGCAATTTTTGTTGTAATTGTTGCTGCTCTATTAGCAGTTGTCTCTTTTGTAGTGCCAACAACACACTGGCTAATTGTAATCGCTTTTGTTTTTGGAGCTGTGTTTTCTGCTTTCGCAGGAAACATCGGAATGAAAATCGCAACAAAAACTAACGTTAGAACAACACAAGCTGCTCGTACAAGTTTGCCAAACGCACTTAAAATCTCTTTTGGAGGTGGAACCGTAATGGGGCTTGGTGTTGCAGGTTTAGCTGTATTAGGTTTAACAGCGTTCTTTATATTTTTCTTTCACTTCTTTATGGGAGGCGAATGGACTAACACAATGGACATGACTATTGTATTAGAAACATTAGCTGGTTTCTCTTTAGGAGCAGAATCAATCGCATTATTCGCAAGAGTAGGTGGTGGTATTTATACGAAAGCTGCAGATGTTGGAGCCGATTTAGTAGGTAAAGTTGAAGCTGGTATTCCTGAAGATGATCCTCGTAATCCTGCAACTATTGCAGATAACGTTGGTGATAATGTAGGTGATGTTGCTGGTATGGGAGCCGATTTATTTGGATCATATGTAGCCACAGTATTAGCTGCAATGGTTCTTGGTAATTATGTGATTAAAGATATGGGTGGATCTATTTCTGATGCTTTTGGAGGTATTGGCCCAATTTTATTACCAATGGCAATTGCTGGTGTAGGAATTATAATTTCTATCATCGGAACGATGTTGGTGAAAATAAAAAGTAACGATGCTAAAGAGTCTCAAGTTATGGGAGCTTTAAATATTGGTAACTGGGTTTCTATAATACTAGTTGCAATCTCTTGTTTTGCTTTAGTGAAATATATGTTGCCTAGTGAAGTTTCAATGGTATTTTTCGGAGAAAATATTGACAAAACAACTGGAGACGCTATGCCAATAACTATTTCTTCGATGCGAGTATTTTATGCTACGTTAGTTGGTTTATTTGTAGGTGCTGTGATTTCTTCAGTTACTGAATACTATACAGGATTAGGGAAAAGTCCAATCTTAAAAATCGTTCAACAATCTTCTACTGGAGCAGGAACTAACATTATCGCTGGTTTAGCAACAGGTATGATCTCTACATTTCCTTCAGTGTTATTATTTGCTGGAGCAATTTGGGCATCGTATGCATTTGCTGGATTTTATGGTGTAGCTTTAGCAGCTTCTGCAATGATGGCTACAACAGCTATGCAGTTGGCTATTGATGCTTTCGGACCAATTTCTGATAATGCAGGTGGTATCGCAGAAATGAGTGAACAAGAACCAATCGTAAGAGAACGTACAGATATATTAGATTCAGTTGGAAACACAACTGCCGCAACTGGAAAAGGATTTGCTATTGCCTCTGCAGCATTAACGTCATTAGCTTTATTTGCTGCTTATGTCACGTTTACTGGGATTGACGGTATTAATATCTTTAAAGCACCAGTATTAGCCATGTTATTTGTTGGTGGAATGGTTCCAGTAGTATTCTCTGCTTTAGCAATGAACGCTGTAGGTAAAGCTGCTATGGAAATGGTAGAAGAAGTACGTCGTCAGTTTAGAGATATTCCTGGAATTATGGAAGGTACTGGGACACCAGAATACGATAAATGTGTTGATATTTCTACTAAAGCGTCTTTAAAAGAAATGATGTTACCTGGTTTATTAACTATCGGATTTCCATTAGTGATTGCTTTTGTGCCAATGTTATTTGGTATGGATAATCTTGCTATTGCTGAAATGTTAGGTGGTTATATGGCTGGTGTTACAGTTTCTGGTGTGTTATGGGCAATTTTCCAAAATAATGCTGGAGGTGCTTGGGATAACGCTAAGAAATCTTTTGAAGCTGGTGTTGAGATTAATGGAGAAATGACTTATAAAGGTTCTGAAGCTCACAAAGCAGCAGTAACTGGAGATACTGTTGGAGATCCATTTAAAGACACGTCTGGACCTTCAATGAACATCTTAATTAAATTAACATGTTTAATTGGTTTAGTAATTGCTCCAATTTTAGGAGGGCATTCTTCTGAAGAAGGTGTTGCAATGACTGAAGATGTCAATATTGAAATGGTACTAGACTCTAAAGACCTTGCTCAAGCAACCATTACTTATTCAATGGTTGAAAACGGAGTGGAAGTGACTAAAGAAGAAACGTTCAAAGGGACTGAAGTTGAAGTTGAAAGAAAGCTAAGAGATTTTGAAAGAACAAATCAAAATTCTCAAGCAGAAAACAAAAAAATCATTAAAGAAATTGATGTTATTAAAAAGTAA
- a CDS encoding sensor histidine kinase, with translation MNDKRYQYILYLIVFVIISTIAIQVFWNYKNYQTNKQQVYNDIQWSLDNAVETYYTTLSKKNFLTVINSTDTNDKTDFSHVAWDTILKPFKTKIKTIKEQNTGHDSIFKITTIDISGNDQSDLDSIDNMYINDMFDSYEDYFNKETASGDTLKTEKFTQLSKDNKRGLTFDKNAKSITANKVFWGKKSRDSLKLIKGLSTIYIAMQQDSLDYKKLDSLLISELKNKGVSNDFYVTHLKNKDTLHSSKINNQAEFPIKKNAKTTYLKADEIITLNFKNPVSETFKRSFLGISLSTLLILAVISCLFYLLRIIKHQKQLSEVKNDLISNITHEFKTPIATIGVALESIQSFNVIDDKEKTKNYLDMSSTQLSKLNTMVEKLLETATLDSENLELNTERYNISEVITAVIEKHKIQNDKLVHCDIDDNVFINVDIFHFENAINNIIDNAFKYGGNQIEIQLKSKSSQIEISVSDNGTSLTKANKDRVFEKFYRVPKGNTHDIKGFGIGLYYTKKIIEKHNGTIQIQLEKQKTTFKIVLAYA, from the coding sequence ATGAATGATAAACGCTATCAATACATCTTATATCTTATTGTTTTTGTGATTATTAGCACGATTGCTATTCAGGTATTTTGGAATTACAAAAATTATCAAACCAATAAACAACAGGTTTATAATGACATACAATGGAGTTTAGACAATGCCGTAGAAACGTATTACACAACCCTTTCTAAAAAGAATTTTCTAACCGTTATAAATTCGACTGACACCAATGACAAAACCGATTTTAGTCATGTTGCTTGGGACACCATATTAAAACCATTTAAAACTAAAATCAAAACCATAAAAGAACAAAACACAGGTCACGATTCTATATTTAAGATTACAACTATTGATATTTCTGGAAACGACCAATCCGATTTAGACAGTATAGACAACATGTATATTAATGACATGTTTGATTCTTACGAAGACTATTTTAATAAAGAAACAGCTTCTGGAGACACCTTAAAAACTGAAAAATTCACACAGCTTTCTAAAGACAATAAAAGAGGATTAACCTTTGACAAAAACGCAAAATCAATCACAGCTAACAAGGTGTTTTGGGGCAAAAAATCGAGAGATAGTTTAAAACTAATTAAAGGGCTTTCTACTATTTATATTGCTATGCAACAAGACTCTTTAGATTATAAAAAGTTAGATTCTTTACTTATTTCTGAATTGAAAAACAAAGGTGTTTCTAATGATTTTTATGTTACTCATTTAAAAAATAAAGACACTTTACATTCGTCTAAAATTAATAATCAAGCTGAATTCCCTATAAAAAAGAACGCAAAAACAACCTATTTAAAAGCAGATGAAATTATCACACTAAACTTTAAGAACCCAGTAAGTGAAACTTTCAAACGTAGCTTTTTAGGCATCTCGCTGTCTACATTACTTATCCTTGCTGTTATTAGTTGCTTATTCTATTTGTTGAGAATCATAAAACACCAAAAGCAATTATCTGAAGTTAAAAACGATTTAATCAGCAATATCACTCATGAGTTTAAAACACCTATCGCAACCATTGGTGTCGCACTAGAAAGCATTCAGAGCTTTAACGTCATTGACGATAAAGAAAAAACAAAAAACTATTTAGATATGTCAAGCACACAATTATCTAAACTAAATACTATGGTCGAAAAACTATTAGAAACCGCAACGCTTGACAGTGAAAATTTAGAACTCAATACAGAGCGTTATAATATTTCAGAAGTCATAACAGCAGTTATTGAAAAACATAAAATACAAAATGACAAATTGGTCCATTGCGACATCGATGACAATGTCTTTATAAATGTCGATATTTTTCATTTTGAAAATGCAATTAATAATATTATTGATAATGCTTTCAAGTATGGAGGAAATCAAATTGAAATTCAACTAAAAAGCAAATCATCACAAATAGAAATTTCAGTTTCAGACAATGGAACCTCACTTACAAAAGCCAATAAAGATCGTGTTTTCGAGAAATTTTACCGCGTTCCTAAAGGCAATACACATGATATTAAAGGGTTTGGAATAGGACTATACTACACTAAAAAGATTATTGAAAAGCACAACGGAACGATTCAAATTCAACTAGAAAAACAAAAAACAACATTTAAAATCGTCTTAGCTTATGCATAA
- a CDS encoding glycosyl-4,4'-diaponeurosporenoate acyltransferase CrtO family protein, translating to MTISIYLFNSIVFVFASWTIGLVINNAIKNMAFYSRFSHFNFIKKESTYRAIGMTSFKWILKNSFFKYFNQKLKFESRPSISQLHDIRKEMTYSEIGHLIGFIFILIVMILKLRDGHVTYAAILFICNIIFNLYPSLLQQQNKKQIDRILKR from the coding sequence ATGACAATTTCAATTTATCTTTTTAATTCAATCGTATTTGTTTTTGCGTCTTGGACCATAGGTTTAGTAATCAATAACGCTATTAAAAACATGGCATTCTACTCAAGATTCTCCCATTTCAACTTTATAAAAAAGGAATCTACTTATCGAGCAATCGGAATGACAAGTTTTAAATGGATTCTTAAAAATTCATTCTTTAAATACTTTAATCAGAAATTAAAATTTGAGTCCAGACCAAGTATTTCTCAATTGCATGATATAAGAAAGGAAATGACCTATTCTGAAATAGGTCATTTGATTGGCTTCATTTTTATACTAATCGTTATGATTTTAAAATTACGCGATGGACACGTAACTTATGCAGCGATTCTATTTATATGCAATATCATTTTTAACCTTTATCCTTCATTACTGCAACAACAGAACAAAAAACAAATTGATAGAATTCTTAAGCGATAA
- a CDS encoding GLPGLI family protein, with protein MTQFITRICTVFFVLVTTVISAQQDFQGQAIYQTKTTVDMSNFGGGQMSDQQKKQIAERMKSMLEKTYILNFNRSESTYKEEEKLDAPGVGGGRMRGFMSSFTGGPQYKDIKENVILQEQEFFGKQFLVKDSLPKLEWKLGSETKKIGQYTCFKATATKSVDEMDFMSMRRRGRNNDDKKEDEKKEGEEITDTTKTELDNPLDELETPKFVVVTAWYTPQIPVSTGPGEYHGLPGLILEVQADKTVMLCTKIVMNPQEKEGINKPETGEVVTREAYNTIMKEKIEEMREMYGGRGGRGGGRRN; from the coding sequence ATGACTCAATTTATCACAAGAATTTGTACTGTTTTCTTTGTATTAGTAACAACAGTAATTTCAGCGCAACAAGACTTTCAAGGACAAGCAATTTATCAAACCAAAACAACTGTAGATATGAGTAATTTTGGTGGAGGACAAATGAGTGATCAGCAAAAAAAGCAAATTGCTGAACGTATGAAAAGTATGTTAGAAAAAACATATATCCTTAATTTTAATCGAAGTGAATCTACATACAAGGAAGAAGAAAAATTGGATGCTCCTGGTGTTGGAGGTGGTCGTATGAGGGGCTTTATGAGTAGTTTTACTGGTGGTCCTCAATATAAAGACATTAAAGAAAATGTGATTCTGCAAGAACAAGAGTTTTTTGGTAAACAATTTTTGGTTAAAGATTCATTGCCAAAATTAGAATGGAAACTAGGTAGTGAAACAAAGAAGATTGGACAATATACTTGTTTTAAAGCAACGGCTACAAAGTCTGTTGATGAAATGGATTTTATGAGCATGCGTAGACGAGGAAGAAATAATGATGATAAGAAAGAAGACGAAAAGAAAGAAGGTGAGGAAATTACAGATACTACAAAAACAGAATTAGATAATCCATTAGATGAACTTGAGACTCCAAAATTTGTTGTAGTTACGGCTTGGTACACACCTCAAATTCCTGTTAGTACTGGACCTGGTGAATATCATGGGCTTCCAGGATTAATTCTAGAAGTTCAAGCAGATAAAACCGTTATGCTCTGTACTAAAATAGTAATGAACCCTCAAGAAAAAGAGGGAATTAATAAGCCTGAGACTGGAGAAGTCGTTACTCGTGAAGCGTACAATACCATAATGAAAGAGAAAATTGAAGAGATGAGAGAAATGTATGGTGGTCGTGGTGGACGAGGAGGTGGACGAAGAAATTAA
- a CDS encoding GLPGLI family protein: MKVYMSFLVAAILLVVTKMDAQEFKGKAIYKSHRKVDLKMDDNDKNSEMKKQIQEQLRKQFQQEYTLTFDQYQSLYKKNEKLAAPAPASNGIQITISEGSDLLYKNIKEKRFVNQTEIYGKQFLIKDSLITKSWTLVNETKNIGIYTCFKATFSETYETQTITEEGKLDKVAKDRLTTAWYTPQIPINNGPEDFNGLPGLILEINDGELTLVCTRVVMNPDESIDIKEPKKGKEVTQAKFDEIMDKKTEEQMENMRSRRGDGEKVMIKIGG, encoded by the coding sequence ATGAAAGTATACATGAGTTTTTTAGTCGCTGCAATACTTTTAGTAGTAACAAAAATGGATGCGCAAGAATTTAAAGGAAAGGCCATATATAAATCACATCGTAAAGTGGATTTAAAAATGGATGACAATGACAAGAATTCTGAAATGAAAAAGCAGATTCAAGAACAATTGAGAAAACAATTTCAGCAGGAATACACACTAACTTTTGATCAATATCAATCTCTTTATAAAAAGAATGAAAAATTAGCAGCTCCAGCACCAGCTTCTAATGGAATTCAAATTACGATTTCTGAAGGATCTGATCTTTTGTATAAAAACATCAAAGAGAAGCGTTTTGTAAATCAAACCGAAATTTACGGCAAGCAATTCCTTATTAAAGATAGTTTAATAACTAAGAGTTGGACATTGGTAAATGAGACCAAAAACATAGGAATTTACACATGCTTTAAGGCGACTTTTTCAGAAACTTATGAGACGCAAACAATTACAGAAGAAGGTAAGTTAGATAAAGTTGCTAAAGATCGACTTACTACAGCTTGGTATACGCCACAAATTCCGATTAATAATGGTCCAGAAGATTTTAATGGTTTGCCTGGTTTAATTCTTGAAATTAATGATGGAGAATTAACTTTAGTTTGTACTAGAGTCGTGATGAATCCAGATGAATCAATAGACATAAAAGAGCCAAAAAAAGGAAAAGAAGTCACTCAGGCTAAATTTGACGAAATAATGGATAAGAAAACGGAAGAGCAAATGGAAAACATGAGATCAAGAAGAGGTGATGGTGAAAAAGTGATGATTAAAATTGGTGGATAA